In Merismopedia glauca CCAP 1448/3, a genomic segment contains:
- a CDS encoding low molecular weight protein-tyrosine-phosphatase, whose product MPYKILFVCLGNICRSPAAEGVMNHIVAEANLSHLISCDSAGTSSYHVGSSPDKRMTAAAKARDIVLQGQARQLQKSDLDTFDLILAMDRQNYHDIIRLASDEKHQDKIRLMCDFATHHQQTEVPDPYYGGAQGFNLVIDLLLDACQGLLKELEVSSTLQVK is encoded by the coding sequence ATGCCCTATAAAATTTTATTTGTCTGCTTGGGTAATATCTGTCGTTCTCCGGCCGCCGAAGGTGTGATGAATCACATAGTCGCAGAAGCAAATTTGAGCCATCTAATTTCTTGCGATTCGGCGGGAACTTCTAGCTATCATGTCGGTAGTTCCCCAGATAAACGGATGACAGCCGCAGCCAAAGCTAGAGATATTGTGCTGCAAGGGCAAGCCCGTCAATTGCAAAAATCCGATCTAGACACTTTTGACCTGATTTTGGCAATGGATAGGCAAAATTACCATGATATTATCCGTTTGGCATCGGACGAGAAACATCAAGATAAAATCCGCTTGATGTGTGATTTTGCCACTCATCATCAACAAACAGAAGTACCCGACCCCTATTATGGCGGAGCGCAGGGTTTTAACCTAGTAATTGATTTATTATTGGATGCGTGTCAAGGATTGTTAAAGGAATTAGAAGTATCTTCAACTTTACAGGTCAAATAA
- a CDS encoding IS607 family transposase, with product MTERLLTTTETCEKLGVSRWTLLKWEESEELIPVKTKGGHRRFRESDVLRIMGVATNTTTNLEVVAVYTRVSSHDQKQKGDLDRQKVRVLEHCLKNKYNVEHIFTEVGSGMNDNRSKLKRLFHLVRSHLINRVVVEHKDRLTRFNFAYLQTFFSSHGVVIECIEEVLPKSYEAELVEDIISLMASMSARSLKDVRATDIS from the coding sequence ATGACAGAACGATTGTTAACCACCACTGAAACCTGTGAAAAACTGGGAGTGTCCCGTTGGACATTACTTAAGTGGGAAGAGTCAGAAGAATTAATTCCTGTAAAGACCAAGGGAGGACATAGGAGATTTCGAGAAAGTGATGTATTGCGAATCATGGGAGTGGCAACAAATACTACTACTAATTTAGAGGTAGTAGCCGTATACACCCGCGTTTCTAGCCACGATCAAAAGCAGAAAGGGGATTTAGATCGACAAAAAGTGAGAGTATTAGAACATTGCCTAAAAAATAAGTACAATGTCGAACACATTTTTACTGAAGTTGGTTCTGGAATGAACGATAATCGTTCTAAACTAAAACGTCTTTTTCATTTAGTTAGGTCGCACCTTATTAATCGTGTTGTAGTAGAACACAAAGACCGATTGACTAGGTTTAATTTTGCATACCTTCAGACTTTCTTTAGTAGTCATGGTGTTGTCATAGAGTGTATTGAGGAGGTTTTACCTAAGTCTTATGAAGCAGAATTAGTAGAAGACATTATTTCACTCATGGCATCAATGAGTGCACGGTCACTGAAAGATGTCCGTGCGACGGACATCTCGTGA
- a CDS encoding YbaB/EbfC family nucleoid-associated protein: MTQGKGFGFGLGKMKELTEAFKKAQQVQEGAKRLQEELEEMDIEGQDPQGLVKVIVSGNQEPKRVEISSDALNQGAEALSDIVGVAMKDAYNKSTAMMRDRMEQLTSGLNIPGL, encoded by the coding sequence ATGACACAAGGCAAAGGTTTCGGCTTCGGACTCGGTAAAATGAAAGAACTGACTGAAGCCTTTAAAAAAGCGCAGCAAGTCCAAGAAGGAGCCAAAAGGCTGCAAGAAGAGCTAGAAGAAATGGACATTGAAGGGCAAGACCCTCAAGGATTAGTTAAGGTAATTGTTAGTGGCAATCAAGAACCAAAACGAGTAGAAATTTCATCGGATGCTCTCAATCAAGGTGCTGAAGCCCTTTCAGATATTGTTGGAGTAGCGATGAAAGATGCTTACAACAAGTCTACTGCTATGATGCGCGATCGCATGGAACAACTCACCAGTGGCTTAAATATCCCTGGATTATAA
- a CDS encoding response regulator transcription factor, whose protein sequence is MQSQTTEFQAPVFLVIEDHPEVAQNNCLFLEKVEPSAICTIASTHIEALERLKLEPIALAVVDLLVGTLTGEQSAHNGIAFLQQVLQSYPTLNILIYTSEYSYLKSLSNRISHHQGGFVVISKLERRKAFLEGAKLALEGKLALPRELRQNIDLTPRELEVLALLCQKSLTDKAIAQHLNLSLKTIQNCVQHLKVKLDIDYLDENQTSPRVALCMEAVRRKLLVL, encoded by the coding sequence ATGCAGTCTCAAACGACGGAGTTTCAGGCACCCGTTTTCCTGGTGATTGAAGATCACCCAGAAGTTGCCCAAAATAACTGTTTGTTCCTAGAAAAAGTAGAACCGTCTGCCATATGCACTATTGCCTCTACTCATATTGAAGCCCTAGAACGCCTGAAACTTGAACCTATTGCTCTAGCTGTGGTTGATTTGTTAGTGGGAACCCTAACTGGAGAACAATCGGCTCACAATGGGATCGCGTTTTTGCAGCAAGTTCTACAGTCTTACCCCACCCTTAATATCCTGATTTACACCAGTGAATACAGCTACTTAAAGTCTTTATCCAACCGTATTAGCCATCATCAGGGCGGTTTTGTAGTGATCAGCAAACTGGAACGCCGTAAAGCTTTTTTAGAAGGAGCTAAACTAGCTTTAGAAGGTAAACTTGCCCTACCCAGAGAATTGCGCCAGAATATCGATCTTACGCCACGAGAACTAGAAGTTTTGGCGTTGCTGTGTCAAAAATCTCTAACCGACAAAGCGATCGCCCAGCACTTAAACTTATCGCTCAAAACCATTCAAAACTGTGTCCAACACCTGAAAGTGAAGCTAGACATCGACTATCTTGATGAAAATCAGACTAGTCCGCGCGTTGCTCTGTGCATGGAAGCGGTGCGGCGCAAGTTACTCGTTCTTTAA
- a CDS encoding tyrosine-type recombinase/integrase has product MFISIRISTKKKAPKGTVSVQVFKDRLRLCWSYCRKRYFLYIGLPDSNVNRIVAEQKAKQIAGDMATGNFDSSLKKYKIEYQQYSPTTIPKLFKRFTAEKAKEVSPKTVEKYRATLGYLDRYFGDAGAESINNLKAEDFARHLKEKSLSPNQCKRRLEELKACWNWAIAKNLISPENPWIEVAKRVKVPPKQKPKPFSKEEIGAIEQGFRTDRYYSYYADFVQFLFGTGCRTGEAIGLRWKHLSDNCSTVWIGESVSRRIRKSTKTNRARTISLTPRLQVMLLKRKPTNADPEDLVFRSAGGKVIDDQNFRNRAWIKVLTRIGIEYRKPYTTRHSLISHALDLGMNPVNVAQLTGHDVRTLYENYAGNVNSRSLLPEL; this is encoded by the coding sequence ATCTTTATCTCAATCCGTATCTCAACTAAGAAAAAAGCTCCCAAGGGAACGGTTTCGGTTCAGGTCTTCAAAGATAGACTGCGATTGTGTTGGAGTTACTGTCGCAAACGTTACTTTCTTTATATCGGACTGCCTGACAGTAATGTAAATCGAATCGTTGCCGAGCAGAAAGCCAAGCAGATAGCAGGTGATATGGCAACTGGTAACTTTGACTCAAGCCTCAAGAAGTACAAGATAGAATATCAGCAATACTCTCCTACTACCATTCCCAAGTTATTCAAGCGATTTACGGCGGAAAAGGCTAAAGAGGTATCCCCTAAGACTGTAGAAAAATATCGAGCTACTCTTGGTTACTTAGATCGCTACTTTGGAGATGCAGGCGCTGAGTCAATCAATAATTTGAAGGCAGAAGACTTTGCTCGGCATTTAAAGGAGAAATCTTTATCCCCAAACCAATGCAAGCGTAGGTTAGAGGAATTAAAAGCCTGTTGGAATTGGGCGATCGCTAAAAACTTAATTTCGCCTGAAAATCCGTGGATAGAAGTTGCGAAACGAGTTAAAGTACCACCAAAACAAAAGCCTAAGCCATTTAGTAAAGAAGAAATAGGAGCGATCGAGCAGGGCTTTCGGACTGACCGCTACTATTCGTATTACGCCGATTTTGTGCAATTTCTGTTTGGTACTGGATGCCGAACTGGGGAAGCGATCGGACTGCGATGGAAGCATCTTTCAGATAATTGCTCTACCGTTTGGATAGGAGAAAGTGTAAGTCGTCGTATTCGTAAATCTACTAAAACAAACAGGGCTAGAACTATCAGTCTAACGCCTAGACTACAAGTTATGCTTCTAAAGCGTAAACCAACAAATGCAGATCCAGAGGATTTGGTATTTAGATCTGCCGGAGGCAAAGTCATTGACGATCAGAACTTTAGAAATCGCGCCTGGATAAAAGTTTTAACTCGTATCGGTATTGAATATCGCAAGCCATATACGACTCGCCACTCTCTCATCAGTCATGCTTTGGATTTGGGTATGAATCCAGTTAACGTCGCTCAATTAACAGGGCACGACGTTCGGACGCTGTATGAAAACTACGCAGGCAATGTAAATAGCCGTTCACTTCTACCGGAGTTATAA
- a CDS encoding helix-turn-helix domain-containing protein, whose amino-acid sequence MTAVVSTHLLNPLNVRQQLSLSQERLAQLLGVSVKTVSRWEREARQPTDSNPLERLAKLKEVAELGRMVYTENGLKEFLKTPLPVFGGRSALDLLQLGDYQPVLGALAADFEGSSA is encoded by the coding sequence ATGACAGCCGTTGTCTCTACACATCTCCTCAACCCCTTAAACGTTCGCCAGCAATTATCTCTCTCCCAAGAACGACTGGCTCAATTGCTGGGAGTTAGCGTCAAAACCGTCAGTCGTTGGGAAAGGGAAGCGCGCCAGCCTACAGACTCGAACCCGTTAGAGCGATTAGCTAAATTGAAAGAAGTAGCCGAATTGGGGCGGATGGTTTATACAGAGAATGGTTTAAAAGAGTTTCTCAAAACCCCCTTGCCCGTATTTGGGGGCAGATCGGCTTTAGATCTGCTGCAACTGGGAGATTACCAGCCAGTTTTAGGCGCTTTGGCGGCTGATTTTGAAGGTTCGAGCGCGTAA
- the murC gene encoding UDP-N-acetylmuramate--L-alanine ligase: MQNQINLSGQPFHFIGVGGIGMSGLAYVLAKRDLPVSGSDLRSSNITKRLQSAGVEIFEGHDATNLDRFVPNHLHEQSQVNIDRGSTPQIICSTAINPANPEYKVALEKNWHIYHRSELLSALMQEYQAIAVAGTHGKTTTSSAIGHMLVETGLDPTIVVGGEVESWEGNARIGTSKYFVAEADESDKSLTRLSAKIGIVTNIELDHPDHYESLEEVIETFLTFEQQCEILIGCIDCQVVRDRLHSTISYSLNLNSGADYLADEIIYGAAGTTARIWEKGQILGQLQLQLLGEHNLSNALAAVAVGRYLGLEFAQIAAGLATFAGAKRRFEVRGEFGGIRFVDDYAHHPSELLVTLAAARLQVPPSGRLVAIFQPHRYSRTLTFLPEFAKAFTEADLVVLTDIYSAGETNNWEISGELLAKEVAKHSPVVEYRASLSAVTQFLTKVLQPGDLAIFLGAGNLNQIIPEVMNNLPKNQVIQPLAS, from the coding sequence ATGCAGAATCAGATAAACTTGAGCGGTCAACCATTTCACTTCATCGGTGTTGGTGGCATCGGGATGTCAGGACTTGCCTATGTCTTAGCTAAACGAGATCTCCCAGTATCAGGTTCTGACTTGCGTTCTAGTAATATAACTAAGCGTCTTCAATCTGCTGGGGTGGAAATTTTTGAAGGTCACGATGCGACTAATTTAGATCGATTTGTCCCCAATCATCTGCACGAACAATCTCAAGTTAATATTGATCGCGGCTCAACTCCTCAAATTATTTGTTCTACAGCTATTAATCCGGCAAATCCAGAATATAAGGTGGCACTAGAGAAAAATTGGCACATTTACCATAGATCGGAACTTTTATCAGCTTTAATGCAAGAATATCAAGCCATAGCTGTAGCAGGGACTCACGGAAAAACTACTACCAGCAGTGCGATCGGTCATATGCTAGTGGAAACTGGCTTAGATCCAACTATTGTTGTTGGTGGAGAAGTAGAATCTTGGGAGGGAAATGCTCGGATTGGTACTAGTAAGTATTTTGTAGCTGAAGCCGATGAATCTGATAAATCTCTGACTCGATTATCCGCTAAAATTGGGATAGTTACCAATATTGAACTAGATCACCCAGATCACTACGAAAGTTTGGAAGAAGTGATCGAAACTTTTCTCACTTTTGAACAGCAATGTGAAATTCTGATCGGGTGCATTGATTGCCAGGTGGTACGCGATCGCCTCCACTCGACTATTAGTTATAGCTTAAATCTTAATTCAGGTGCAGATTATCTCGCTGATGAGATTATCTATGGAGCAGCCGGCACTACTGCTCGGATTTGGGAAAAAGGTCAAATATTGGGGCAATTACAACTGCAATTGTTAGGAGAACATAACCTCAGCAATGCTTTAGCTGCGGTAGCTGTAGGTCGCTATCTAGGATTGGAATTTGCCCAAATAGCTGCCGGACTTGCCACTTTTGCGGGTGCGAAACGACGCTTTGAAGTCCGAGGAGAATTTGGTGGTATCCGTTTTGTCGATGACTACGCTCATCACCCCAGCGAACTTCTAGTGACTCTAGCCGCCGCTCGCTTGCAAGTACCGCCATCAGGTAGATTAGTTGCGATCTTTCAACCCCACCGCTACAGTCGAACATTGACATTTTTGCCAGAATTTGCCAAAGCCTTTACAGAGGCGGACTTAGTAGTCTTGACCGATATTTATAGCGCTGGAGAAACTAATAATTGGGAGATAAGTGGCGAATTATTAGCTAAAGAAGTAGCTAAACACAGCCCAGTTGTGGAATATAGGGCTTCACTGTCAGCAGTGACTCAGTTTTTAACTAAAGTTTTGCAGCCAGGAGATTTGGCTATCTTTTTAGGCGCTGGGAATTTGAATCAAATTATTCCCGAAGTTATGAATAACTTGCCCAAAAATCAAGTAATTCAACCTCTAGCTTCCTAG
- a CDS encoding sensor histidine kinase, which yields MALRKTWQRTALWLGIGWSILWSVILGDLPLIQQLDLSQHDRLIRLSYPRTPPSEIVLVTITEADLKSWGLANEPTIYSRLVDRLLDAGAAVVVLNLLPNWLQTSDHPHNSIKTLVQHHRDRLVLVLPTNRATESNLTEWRSYTYFLPSTSKGEPLFPSQSMLGFAEYEPEAKHPESYRSTARQASLSSQFTFTSHLERIQNLDSAALLTLKKFQPQKQSLQTPHTPIQIHFWGATGTFPNLEAQSVLTNSPSLLQVRHKIVLVGFSEIENPDTFAIRSPFGELMPAVELQANLVASLLTGSFERVVPFWLQYALIVLGGILLSKWVVWGKLNSTATKRYVYWLYPVSGLGGFALVGLILFEHGWILLITLPLVVWAVTVVSVWISLLLGVQKNLIDEQQCEIDRLHSVEQTAVISQARKLMLRLASDIHDGPLQELKVIMDRLEFLQMESPQLPIDPVLDQIEILGAHLRQHLNQTGAIALDITPELRNGLHNGIKAQLNQLIESKKLTLQVIQSLQSVEEPTFNSLWLEAREDIYRFFIEAIHNVIRHAQPPQGSATQVKVSLTQQGDRCTLIVENDGYAIAPVVFEPNPQQRQRGGYGTKLMDTIAAELPEGSVKRIVPQEGGFKVELTWKQLFVVNRSSDNFSES from the coding sequence ATGGCACTCCGCAAAACATGGCAAAGAACGGCTCTATGGTTGGGAATAGGCTGGAGTATTCTGTGGAGTGTCATTCTTGGCGATTTACCCTTAATTCAACAACTCGACCTCTCTCAACACGATCGCCTGATCCGCTTAAGTTATCCCCGTACTCCCCCTTCAGAAATCGTTCTCGTCACTATTACAGAAGCCGACTTAAAAAGCTGGGGATTAGCCAACGAACCGACTATTTATAGCCGCCTCGTCGATCGCCTCCTCGATGCAGGTGCAGCCGTGGTGGTGCTAAATTTATTACCCAACTGGCTACAAACATCAGATCATCCCCATAACTCTATTAAAACCCTTGTCCAACACCATCGCGATCGCCTAGTCTTGGTTCTCCCCACCAACCGCGCTACTGAGTCGAACTTGACGGAATGGCGGAGTTATACCTACTTCTTGCCTTCTACTAGTAAAGGCGAACCCCTATTTCCCAGCCAATCGATGCTAGGTTTTGCTGAATACGAGCCAGAAGCCAAACATCCTGAAAGTTACCGCAGTACTGCTCGTCAAGCTAGTTTATCTAGTCAATTTACCTTCACCAGCCATTTAGAGCGCATCCAAAATCTTGATTCAGCAGCCTTACTCACCCTTAAGAAATTCCAACCTCAAAAACAATCGCTCCAAACACCTCACACTCCGATTCAAATTCATTTTTGGGGAGCCACGGGAACTTTCCCTAACCTGGAAGCGCAATCTGTGTTAACAAATAGTCCTTCTCTTCTACAAGTCCGTCACAAAATAGTTTTAGTAGGATTTTCAGAGATCGAAAACCCCGATACTTTTGCCATTCGCTCTCCTTTCGGGGAACTTATGCCAGCAGTTGAATTACAAGCCAATCTGGTAGCTAGTTTGCTGACAGGATCTTTCGAGCGGGTAGTTCCCTTTTGGCTGCAATACGCTTTGATTGTATTGGGAGGTATCTTACTTAGCAAATGGGTGGTTTGGGGAAAGCTCAACAGTACTGCAACCAAGCGATACGTGTATTGGCTCTACCCAGTCTCAGGTTTAGGTGGATTTGCACTAGTAGGCTTGATCCTGTTTGAACATGGCTGGATTCTACTAATTACCCTTCCCCTAGTCGTTTGGGCGGTAACAGTTGTCTCTGTATGGATCTCATTACTGTTGGGCGTTCAAAAAAACCTGATCGACGAACAGCAGTGTGAAATCGATCGCCTCCACAGTGTCGAACAAACCGCCGTTATTTCTCAAGCGCGGAAACTCATGCTCCGCCTTGCCTCCGATATTCACGACGGTCCGTTGCAAGAACTGAAAGTGATTATGGATCGGCTAGAATTCTTACAAATGGAGTCCCCACAACTCCCTATAGATCCGGTACTAGATCAAATCGAAATCTTAGGTGCTCACCTGCGCCAACATCTCAATCAAACTGGCGCGATTGCCCTAGATATTACCCCAGAACTCCGCAATGGATTACATAATGGCATTAAGGCTCAACTTAACCAACTTATTGAGTCTAAAAAACTGACCTTACAGGTGATTCAATCCCTACAATCTGTAGAAGAACCTACATTCAACAGCCTATGGCTCGAAGCCCGCGAAGATATTTATCGTTTCTTTATCGAAGCCATCCATAATGTCATTCGTCACGCTCAACCGCCCCAGGGTAGTGCTACCCAAGTTAAAGTTAGCTTAACTCAGCAAGGCGATCGCTGCACCTTAATTGTCGAAAATGACGGATATGCCATCGCTCCTGTGGTCTTTGAACCAAATCCTCAACAACGGCAACGAGGTGGCTACGGGACAAAACTTATGGATACCATCGCCGCCGAACTTCCAGAAGGATCGGTTAAACGGATTGTTCCTCAAGAGGGTGGATTCAAAGTTGAGTTGACTTGGAAACAACTTTTTGTAGTTAATAGATCTAGTGATAACTTCAGCGAAAGCTAA
- the murB gene encoding UDP-N-acetylmuramate dehydrogenase: MMIQVKSESQNSTKLSPESLLGKSGQISLPGTNCTVKAEVPLTKLTSYRVGGPAEWLVIPQHLEELQASLEWAQSQKLPVTFLGAGSNLLVSDRGVPGLVISTRKLRQTNFDAEMGQVTASAGQLMAILATKAADKGWQGLEWAVGIPGTVGGAVVMNAGAHNLATSDILVKTKVMSLDGHIKHLMVPDLDFSYRTSNLQGDSRLVVEATFQLQPGAEPQEVKALTEAALNLRHQSQPYDLPSCGSVFRNPHPQYAARLIEQSGLKGHTIGGAQVAQKHANFIVNYNHQASASDIFELICYIQQQVHQRWEVNLEPEVRLLGNFPTN, from the coding sequence ATGATGATTCAAGTAAAAAGTGAGTCGCAGAATAGTACTAAGCTTTCTCCAGAAAGTCTGCTCGGAAAATCTGGGCAAATATCACTTCCTGGAACTAACTGTACCGTCAAAGCCGAAGTTCCTCTAACTAAACTGACATCCTATCGCGTGGGCGGACCTGCTGAGTGGTTAGTAATTCCTCAACATCTAGAAGAGTTACAAGCCTCTCTAGAATGGGCACAGTCCCAAAAACTACCAGTGACTTTTCTGGGGGCTGGTTCTAACCTGTTGGTGAGCGATCGCGGCGTTCCTGGACTGGTGATTTCGACTCGCAAGCTGAGGCAAACTAATTTTGATGCCGAAATGGGTCAAGTAACAGCTAGTGCAGGACAGCTAATGGCAATTCTGGCTACTAAAGCTGCCGATAAAGGCTGGCAAGGACTGGAATGGGCAGTCGGCATTCCAGGCACTGTTGGTGGAGCCGTAGTCATGAATGCTGGCGCGCACAATTTAGCTACTTCTGACATTCTAGTCAAAACTAAGGTGATGTCGCTAGATGGTCATATTAAGCATCTAATGGTTCCAGATTTAGATTTTAGCTATCGGACTTCCAATTTACAAGGCGACTCTCGCTTAGTCGTAGAAGCAACTTTCCAACTGCAACCAGGTGCAGAACCACAAGAAGTGAAAGCCTTAACAGAAGCAGCTTTGAACTTGCGTCACCAGAGTCAGCCTTATGATTTACCCAGTTGTGGTAGTGTTTTTCGCAATCCTCATCCCCAATATGCTGCCCGCTTGATTGAGCAAAGCGGCTTGAAAGGTCATACGATTGGTGGGGCGCAAGTAGCTCAAAAGCACGCTAACTTTATTGTTAATTACAATCATCAAGCTAGCGCTAGTGATATCTTCGAGTTGATTTGCTATATTCAGCAGCAGGTACATCAGCGTTGGGAGGTAAACTTAGAACCAGAGGTGAGATTACTAGGTAATTTTCCCACCAACTAA
- a CDS encoding RES domain-containing protein — protein sequence MKVRARNIAVALSSFIQPMSGYAVRHIPDTPGRNYDIYDFSDCGISNENRWNMAGEPSLYLAKEKDVALAEYARHFQVNRTPSLAAQTYRRQVYRFQFQLDRVVDLTSPDVWLELSLTNAPECFKDKPVARSVAQFLRRTTETQAILVPSMAFFDNLQQWCLVLFLEKLPDDSKTFLPTVEFDGYFQIG from the coding sequence TTGAAGGTTCGAGCGCGTAATATTGCTGTGGCTTTATCTAGCTTCATTCAACCCATGTCGGGCTATGCCGTCCGCCACATCCCCGATACTCCAGGCAGGAACTACGATATCTATGATTTTAGCGACTGCGGGATTAGTAATGAGAACCGTTGGAATATGGCGGGAGAACCCAGTTTGTATTTGGCTAAAGAAAAGGATGTAGCTCTAGCTGAATATGCCCGTCACTTCCAAGTAAATCGGACTCCATCTTTGGCTGCTCAAACATATCGCCGTCAAGTTTATCGTTTCCAATTTCAGTTAGATCGGGTGGTAGATTTAACCTCGCCCGATGTCTGGTTGGAGCTATCGCTAACCAACGCGCCGGAATGCTTTAAAGATAAACCTGTAGCTCGATCTGTCGCTCAATTCCTGCGCCGCACCACGGAAACTCAAGCTATTTTGGTGCCATCAATGGCTTTTTTCGACAATCTTCAGCAATGGTGCTTAGTTTTATTTTTAGAGAAGCTGCCGGATGACTCAAAGACATTTCTCCCAACAGTTGAATTCGACGGGTATTTTCAAATTGGCTGA
- a CDS encoding RNA-guided endonuclease InsQ/TnpB family protein has protein sequence MQLVQRHIINKNHKYWSYFDQQAFLSKNLFNLTNYQMRQHFFEKKEILSFTSLYHLVSKSDAYYALPNTKVAKQIIRRIHKAWIGYKQAHKDWKRNPSKYLGEPRIPKYKDKIKGRYAVIFPDETVSKPALRKGVVKLTPCPIEFESGLQEVDEVRVIPRSGCYVVEIVYSQEPINNSATEVAGIDLGLTNLITLTSNQPGVKPLLIKGGALKAINTYYNKQKAKIQSELENKHKAKTSNRLNKLTHKRNCRVNNYLHTSSRRVIDWCIANQVGTLIVGKNDGWKQSINIGRKNNQQFVNVPHAQLISMISYKAELLGIKVVVTEESYSSKSSILDNDPLPKYGEDKPKFSGKRVKRGLYVSKNGIRINADVQGSLNIIRKVKPNVFDYGLRGLPFSPVTLDPLRTHDFLQIA, from the coding sequence ATGCAATTAGTTCAAAGACACATTATCAACAAGAATCACAAATATTGGTCTTACTTTGACCAACAGGCTTTCTTGTCTAAGAATTTGTTCAATCTGACTAACTATCAGATGAGACAGCATTTTTTTGAGAAAAAGGAGATTTTATCTTTTACATCTCTGTACCATTTAGTGTCCAAAAGTGATGCCTATTATGCATTGCCTAACACTAAAGTAGCAAAGCAAATAATTAGGAGAATACATAAAGCATGGATTGGCTATAAACAAGCCCATAAAGACTGGAAACGTAACCCCAGTAAATATTTAGGTGAACCTAGGATACCTAAATATAAAGATAAAATCAAAGGGAGATATGCAGTTATTTTCCCCGACGAAACAGTAAGTAAACCCGCATTAAGAAAAGGAGTAGTTAAACTAACACCATGCCCAATTGAGTTTGAATCGGGGTTGCAAGAAGTAGATGAAGTTCGAGTTATCCCCCGTTCTGGTTGTTATGTTGTTGAGATAGTTTATAGCCAAGAGCCAATCAATAATTCTGCTACAGAAGTGGCAGGAATAGATTTAGGATTAACCAACCTAATTACTCTAACTAGCAATCAGCCTGGTGTAAAACCTTTGCTGATAAAGGGAGGTGCTTTGAAAGCTATTAATACCTACTACAACAAACAGAAAGCCAAGATTCAATCCGAACTAGAAAATAAACATAAGGCTAAAACCAGCAATCGATTAAATAAGCTGACTCATAAACGCAATTGTCGCGTCAACAATTACTTGCATACTTCAAGCAGAAGAGTAATTGATTGGTGCATAGCTAATCAAGTTGGAACTTTAATTGTTGGTAAAAATGATGGATGGAAGCAATCTATAAACATAGGACGCAAGAATAACCAACAATTTGTTAATGTGCCTCACGCACAACTCATCTCAATGATTAGCTATAAAGCTGAATTATTAGGAATTAAAGTTGTTGTTACTGAGGAATCATACTCTTCAAAATCCTCAATTTTAGATAATGACCCATTACCTAAATATGGAGAAGACAAGCCTAAGTTTTCAGGCAAACGTGTTAAACGAGGTTTATATGTTAGCAAGAATGGCATTCGCATCAATGCAGATGTTCAAGGCAGTCTAAATATTATTAGAAAAGTAAAACCAAATGTCTTTGACTATGGTTTAAGGGGCTTGCCGTTTAGCCCTGTAACGCTTGACCCGTTACGAACTCACGATTTTCTACAAATTGCGTGA
- a CDS encoding response regulator transcription factor: MSLLILVADDNLGTRMSISEYLEFSGYSVISVEDGQQAFYAVEKYHPHVLITDISMPLMDGYELVQRLRQEPVYRLLPIIFLTERSSMEERIRGYQLGCDFYLPKPFGLNELGAMIRNLLERTQLIESAWRSRLQPMIESSNESDRDKIGKYLPSSPKNSINLTEREQEVLKLVTKGLSNTEIGSQLYLSPRTVEKHVSSLLRKIEGNNRAELVRFALENRIID, from the coding sequence ATGTCCCTATTAATTCTTGTAGCCGATGATAATTTGGGAACTAGAATGTCAATTTCGGAGTATTTAGAGTTTTCTGGATACTCCGTCATTTCTGTCGAAGATGGACAACAAGCTTTCTACGCTGTGGAGAAATATCATCCTCACGTACTAATTACAGATATTTCTATGCCATTGATGGATGGCTATGAATTAGTCCAGCGACTGCGCCAAGAACCTGTTTACAGACTATTACCGATTATCTTTTTAACGGAACGTTCTTCTATGGAGGAACGGATTCGTGGTTACCAGTTAGGATGCGATTTCTACTTACCCAAACCTTTTGGGCTAAATGAATTGGGAGCAATGATTCGTAACCTGTTGGAACGAACACAGCTAATCGAGTCAGCTTGGCGATCGCGTTTGCAACCGATGATAGAATCTTCTAATGAGTCTGATCGCGATAAAATTGGCAAATATCTGCCTTCTTCACCAAAAAATTCGATTAATCTAACTGAGAGAGAGCAAGAAGTCCTTAAACTGGTGACCAAGGGATTATCTAATACAGAAATTGGTAGTCAGTTGTACCTTAGCCCTAGAACAGTAGAAAAACACGTCAGTAGCCTTCTCAGAAAAATAGAAGGAAATAATAGAGCCGAGTTGGTCAGGTTTGCCTTAGAAAATCGGATTATTGATTAA